In Hyphomicrobium denitrificans 1NES1, one DNA window encodes the following:
- the rpsT gene encoding 30S ribosomal protein S20, which produces MANTSSAKKAARQMIRRTEINKARRSRVKSEVRAVEEAIKAGDQGKALAALAAAEPILARNAQKGIMHKKTASRKVSRLAQRVKAMSA; this is translated from the coding sequence ATGGCTAATACGTCGTCGGCAAAAAAAGCCGCGCGCCAGATGATCCGCCGCACAGAAATCAACAAAGCACGCCGCTCGCGCGTCAAGAGCGAGGTTCGGGCGGTCGAAGAGGCTATCAAGGCCGGCGATCAGGGTAAGGCCCTGGCGGCGCTCGCTGCAGCCGAACCGATCCTGGCGCGCAATGCCCAGAAGGGAATCATGCACAAGAAGACCGCGAGCCGGAAGGTTTCGAGGCTGGCACAACGTGTCAAGGCCATGTCTGCCTGA